The following are encoded together in the Wolbachia endosymbiont (group E) of Neria commutata genome:
- a CDS encoding pyruvate, water dikinase regulatory protein: MTLKKLNLHLVSDSSGETVISVAKSALKHFSSVETVEYVWSFVKEKDQVDGILEKMESKSDEHHFVICTITDDNLRKYLKDNCIKLAIPYRAILSHIIREISSYLEIEKDEKLNLHTEINDEYFQRIESINYTINHDDGQNIQDIEKADIILVGVSRTSKSPTSMYLAYRGYKVANIPFVSGIPFYVDLAKLKNKLTIGLTIDVSRLIEIRKNRLTSINNESNNVYANYDKVQQEIEESEKLFKQNNWPIIDVTQKSIEEVSATIIQYFNKM, from the coding sequence ATGACTCTTAAAAAACTTAATCTGCACTTGGTATCAGACTCAAGTGGTGAAACTGTTATATCAGTTGCAAAATCAGCGCTGAAGCATTTTAGCTCTGTGGAAACAGTTGAATATGTTTGGTCTTTTGTCAAAGAAAAAGATCAGGTCGACGGAATTTTAGAAAAAATGGAAAGTAAAAGTGATGAGCATCACTTTGTTATATGCACCATTACTGATGATAACCTAAGGAAATATTTAAAAGACAACTGTATAAAGTTGGCAATCCCGTATCGCGCGATATTATCACATATTATCAGAGAGATTTCTTCCTATCTTGAAATTGAAAAGGACGAAAAACTTAATTTACATACTGAAATAAATGACGAATATTTTCAGCGCATTGAGTCAATAAATTATACTATTAATCATGATGATGGTCAGAATATTCAAGATATTGAGAAAGCAGATATAATTTTGGTTGGAGTTTCGCGTACGTCAAAATCTCCGACTAGTATGTACTTAGCTTATAGAGGCTATAAAGTTGCAAATATTCCTTTTGTTAGCGGAATACCATTTTATGTCGACTTAGCAAAATTAAAAAACAAGCTAACAATAGGGTTAACAATAGATGTAAGTAGGCTAATAGAAATACGTAAAAATAGACTTACTTCAATTAATAATGAAAGTAATAACGTGTATGCTAATTATGATAAAGTACAACAGGAAATTGAGGAATCAGAGAAGCTTTTTAAGCAGAACAATTGGCCAATTATTGACGTTACACAAAAATCAATAGAGGAAGTATCGGCTACAATTATACAATATTTCAACAAAATGTAA
- a CDS encoding AsmA-like C-terminal domain-containing protein, translated as MLKKIIILSSIVLLFISCFFVFFKGEDSLEFDISYIDFYVKNKISKIFAGSEVNLENTSVIWHRDDRDSHLVITDLTVANPNFAIKIPKLFVHFKFSSLFKASTNFSQVSADNIHVYIKPPITPVIRVAETGIQKKEELSGQAIQMTSARVREFFFSLNVGSQIEFTNIAINEGTDDEFFVDKLYIGKRESFNVLNINIQTKDKKGLLDDLSITIKNRNNLLNIYGTFYDLKLLLFSKLSTLVKSYNLDENIGLKGNFSLKINEKSEIVDGSIYALNTESKNLIHNSVNINLIYSNKIISVKNFHFKLKDTYLSLIGKMNFNTNHALMRVNISKFTAQDLCIYVPSGIVNNKFQSWYCDNIDGNILNTVLSFNGKINDLIDDDLSDIVVTADIENGSVKFDEDFEQIKELNGDLILKNNNLKIAVNSAKFQNFTISSGDIEMNSFDKESSVLTIDGRATSDAYALYEPIRFKLDDVITIERDQISGMAKSAFNFRIYNLRIDGKKVDFSADFHSEIDDLAIYNASLGEYDIKLNFGSDFIDLNGSGMVNNTQLLFDLKSNNKNESFAWNLTGDLPAKIFNLDGGISGYVNANIESVINQDRTGHVSGNIDLSELESHSSYLGWKNHFEDHNKIAFSVNLKGKDKLSLDKFDITGSDLNIKLSGKVENENLYLKSSNFQLPGYNFIIEVESGKEKNTVTIYGKTINLSDVLDLFTKGNSKSHNDIEVNMNVDNVMMKEGIIIKDAKLNLTCTKGDCNGSQFTGQFLEDKSNILAEYSGIGLEVYADNSGMLLRSLGISKSVKNGKLSFYLSPQREGEEHYGMLSISNFYIRDAPLLTTLLSMSSLPGIMNAIKNEGVYFYKCSAPFSYKDGIIKIEESWLEGAELGISTRGMLDIKDYKFQVEGQVIPAYSINKSLLRIPIIGKLLTGGKSRGVVSIDYKASGDDKNSSVFVDFISSLTPSLLKRVLGIFDHIMTKTKQPSPYR; from the coding sequence ATGCTTAAAAAAATCATTATATTATCCTCTATAGTTCTATTATTCATATCCTGCTTCTTTGTTTTCTTTAAAGGTGAAGACTCTTTGGAATTTGATATTAGCTATATCGATTTTTACGTAAAAAATAAAATATCAAAAATATTTGCAGGCTCAGAAGTTAATTTGGAGAATACCTCAGTCATTTGGCACAGAGATGACAGAGATTCGCATCTAGTTATTACAGATCTGACGGTAGCAAATCCTAATTTTGCTATAAAAATTCCTAAGCTTTTTGTACATTTTAAGTTCAGTTCCTTATTCAAAGCTAGCACAAATTTCTCTCAGGTTTCGGCTGATAATATTCATGTATATATTAAACCTCCAATCACACCTGTCATTCGAGTAGCCGAAACTGGAATCCAGAAAAAAGAAGAACTAAGTGGTCAAGCTATTCAGATGACATCCGCTCGTGTTAGGGAGTTCTTTTTTAGCTTAAATGTAGGGTCGCAAATTGAATTTACTAACATTGCAATTAATGAAGGTACAGATGATGAGTTTTTTGTCGATAAATTATATATAGGCAAGAGAGAAAGTTTTAATGTTTTGAATATCAATATCCAGACAAAAGATAAAAAAGGACTACTGGATGATTTGTCCATTACTATAAAAAATCGCAATAATTTATTAAACATATATGGGACATTTTATGACCTAAAATTGCTACTATTTAGCAAGCTCTCTACATTAGTTAAAAGTTACAATTTAGATGAAAACATAGGATTAAAAGGAAATTTCTCATTAAAAATCAATGAAAAGAGTGAAATTGTAGATGGAAGCATATACGCATTAAATACAGAAAGTAAGAACTTAATTCACAATAGTGTAAATATAAATTTAATATATAGTAACAAAATTATTAGCGTAAAAAATTTCCATTTTAAATTAAAAGACACGTATCTTTCTTTGATTGGAAAAATGAATTTTAATACCAACCATGCTTTAATGAGGGTGAATATCAGTAAATTTACTGCGCAAGACTTATGCATTTATGTACCGAGCGGTATAGTAAACAATAAATTTCAGAGTTGGTATTGTGACAATATTGATGGAAATATTTTAAACACAGTTCTAAGCTTCAATGGCAAAATCAATGATTTAATCGATGATGATTTATCAGATATAGTAGTTACCGCTGATATAGAAAATGGCAGCGTAAAATTTGACGAAGATTTTGAACAAATTAAGGAATTAAATGGAGATTTGATTCTCAAGAACAACAATCTTAAAATTGCTGTAAATAGTGCTAAATTTCAGAATTTCACTATTAGTAGTGGCGATATTGAAATGAACTCTTTCGATAAGGAAAGTTCAGTGTTAACCATTGACGGCAGAGCTACAAGTGATGCTTACGCTTTATATGAGCCTATAAGATTTAAGCTGGATGACGTTATCACGATTGAAAGAGATCAAATAAGCGGAATGGCAAAATCTGCATTCAATTTTCGAATTTATAATCTAAGGATTGATGGCAAAAAAGTAGACTTTTCAGCAGATTTCCATTCTGAAATTGATGATTTAGCTATTTATAATGCAAGCCTTGGCGAATATGATATTAAGCTTAATTTTGGTAGTGATTTTATAGATTTAAATGGTAGTGGGATGGTGAATAATACACAACTGCTATTTGACCTAAAAAGTAACAATAAAAATGAGAGTTTTGCTTGGAATTTGACTGGAGATTTACCCGCCAAAATATTTAACCTTGATGGAGGCATTAGTGGTTATGTGAATGCAAATATAGAATCAGTGATAAATCAAGACAGGACTGGGCATGTGAGTGGTAATATAGATTTATCAGAGCTAGAGTCACATTCAAGTTATTTGGGATGGAAAAATCACTTTGAGGATCACAATAAAATTGCGTTTTCTGTAAATTTGAAGGGTAAGGATAAATTGTCGTTAGATAAATTTGATATTACGGGAAGTGATTTAAATATAAAATTGAGTGGAAAAGTAGAAAATGAAAATTTATATTTAAAATCTAGTAACTTTCAACTACCGGGCTATAATTTTATTATAGAGGTTGAATCAGGTAAAGAAAAAAATACCGTAACTATTTATGGCAAGACAATTAACTTAAGCGATGTTTTGGATTTATTCACCAAAGGTAATAGCAAGTCACATAACGACATAGAAGTTAACATGAACGTTGACAATGTAATGATGAAAGAAGGGATTATTATCAAAGATGCTAAGCTAAATCTCACATGTACCAAAGGTGATTGCAATGGAAGTCAATTTACGGGACAATTCTTGGAGGATAAAAGTAATATACTAGCGGAATATAGTGGAATAGGGCTAGAAGTATATGCCGATAATTCAGGGATGCTCTTACGTTCCTTGGGCATTAGTAAATCAGTGAAAAATGGTAAACTGTCTTTTTATCTGTCTCCTCAAAGAGAAGGTGAGGAGCATTATGGTATGCTATCTATTAGTAATTTCTATATCAGAGATGCTCCACTACTTACTACTTTATTATCTATGTCTTCACTTCCTGGTATTATGAACGCTATAAAAAATGAAGGTGTATACTTTTATAAATGTAGTGCACCTTTTTCATACAAAGACGGCATTATTAAAATTGAAGAATCTTGGCTTGAAGGTGCAGAATTAGGCATTAGCACTCGTGGTATGCTTGATATCAAAGATTATAAATTTCAGGTTGAAGGACAGGTAATACCGGCATATTCAATTAATAAATCTCTGCTTAGGATACCCATAATTGGAAAACTTCTTACCGGTGGAAAAAGCAGAGGAGTTGTGTCAATAGACTATAAAGCAAGTGGGGATGACAAAAACAGCAGCGTATTTGTTGATTTTATCTCTTCACTAACTCCAAGCCTATTAAAGAGGGTATTGGGAATATTTGATCACATTATGACAAAAACTAAACAACCATCACCTTATAGGTGA
- a CDS encoding FtsB family cell division protein, translating into MVFTIQKKKNLLYLGLALLVSLFTLYFSASIVTGKRSLSVLIRLKKDIEHNKIVLKSISFEREKLSNKILGLYEKSLDLDLLDEQAKNSLGYASPNEFMIILDIK; encoded by the coding sequence GTGGTATTTACAATTCAAAAGAAGAAAAATCTGCTCTATCTAGGCTTAGCCTTGCTCGTTTCTCTTTTTACTTTATATTTTAGTGCTAGCATAGTCACAGGTAAGCGCAGTTTATCAGTACTAATAAGGTTAAAAAAGGATATAGAGCACAATAAAATTGTGCTAAAGAGCATCTCTTTTGAAAGAGAAAAGTTAAGTAATAAAATCCTTGGTTTATACGAAAAAAGCTTAGATTTAGACCTCCTCGACGAGCAAGCAAAAAATTCTTTAGGCTATGCAAGCCCTAATGAATTCATGATTATTCTTGACATAAAATAA
- the ykgO gene encoding type B 50S ribosomal protein L36 has product MKVKGSLKSHRNRDKNCKVVKRGGKIYIINKVKPRCKARQGS; this is encoded by the coding sequence ATGAAAGTTAAAGGATCACTAAAATCTCATCGAAATAGAGACAAAAATTGTAAAGTTGTGAAAAGGGGTGGTAAGATCTACATTATAAATAAAGTAAAGCCAAGATGTAAAGCACGTCAAGGTTCTTAG
- a CDS encoding type VI secretion protein: MKIKAPAINYKLEKKNNSALLENIDLDFIPYACHYNEETILTKQGELLKIIKLEDYSSADNYSDLRTEIRKSISKNVNSLYFTVWIHTVRKPNKLTLQWDKTNDFSDQLHSTWFDKLTDSKLQYINELYVVILLSDFGESSNNSLFFNHIKNKHKLSLQKRYQNLKEVTDLIQDDLEPFGAKKLSLRFHEGEIYSEMIEFLHYIVTLTHKDYPIHEKDLSQYVRNLKIAFGFNTFQTIFENQQKFGSIFSIKEYREVTLSNIDKCLQLDSELIITEIMIFSSNNKAVKEFKKQINILQISEDNNLIQNSGIEEVIKLEKTAGIDFCQQKIIFTIFADDRNKLAENVNDLSSIMALVGLMMFRADLHMENHFWAQLPGNFTFITQPKNILTKYACSFAMLHDVTSGTLKGGKWKEAVTVFFSKIGNPYFFNFHGKKRNGHTTILGAPNSGRTSLINFLLSESRKFNPRIVILDNTGKSIIFTKAVGGKYYIVDSKYKDKSLKFNPLNIEDNSANRNMLFELIKRMVCDISIEIEEKIKKIVDSIFAIPRESRSISQISEVLSLLGGSISKWCGDGEFAYLFQDGNESDIDWETKTISLNTANLTKQKECMSVILYYFLYSFEAKCDGSPVILVLDEAWEISNIFPTEKEFDNWMQRMTELNVVVILSTENLNLAFASKFTQYLDKHIDTRILMPNINANRLYMKAFSLSKEELNIILQTPTQEGLFLIKQYKGLVTLNLNLKDMQEIHVLSANKETIKFMYEAIKEQGEEVNGWLPVFYEKCKV, encoded by the coding sequence ATGAAAATAAAAGCACCAGCAATTAACTATAAACTTGAAAAGAAAAATAATTCAGCGTTATTAGAAAATATTGATTTAGATTTTATTCCTTATGCTTGCCATTACAATGAAGAAACTATACTAACCAAGCAAGGAGAATTATTAAAAATAATCAAATTAGAAGATTACTCTTCCGCTGATAATTACAGTGACCTTAGAACTGAAATTAGAAAGAGCATATCAAAAAATGTTAATAGCCTATATTTTACTGTTTGGATTCATACTGTTAGAAAGCCTAATAAACTTACTTTACAGTGGGACAAGACTAACGATTTTTCTGACCAGTTACATTCAACCTGGTTTGATAAATTAACTGATAGTAAATTGCAGTATATCAATGAATTGTATGTGGTTATATTACTTAGCGATTTTGGCGAATCTAGCAATAATTCACTATTTTTCAATCATATAAAGAATAAACATAAGTTATCTTTACAAAAAAGATATCAGAATCTCAAGGAAGTAACTGACTTAATTCAAGACGATCTAGAGCCTTTTGGGGCTAAAAAACTGAGTCTAAGATTTCATGAAGGTGAAATATACTCTGAAATGATAGAGTTTCTGCATTACATTGTAACGTTGACGCATAAAGATTATCCAATACATGAAAAAGACCTCTCACAATATGTTAGAAATTTAAAAATAGCTTTTGGTTTCAATACGTTTCAAACAATATTTGAAAATCAACAGAAATTTGGCTCTATTTTTAGCATAAAGGAATACCGGGAAGTTACTTTGAGCAATATAGATAAGTGCTTGCAGCTTGACTCTGAGCTTATTATTACAGAAATAATGATCTTTAGTAGTAATAACAAAGCAGTAAAAGAGTTTAAAAAACAAATTAATATATTACAGATTAGTGAAGATAATAACTTAATTCAAAATTCAGGCATAGAAGAAGTAATAAAACTTGAAAAGACTGCTGGTATAGACTTTTGCCAACAGAAAATTATTTTTACAATATTTGCAGATGACAGAAATAAATTAGCTGAGAATGTTAACGATTTATCTTCCATAATGGCGTTAGTTGGTTTAATGATGTTTAGAGCTGATTTACATATGGAGAATCATTTTTGGGCGCAGCTTCCAGGTAATTTTACTTTCATTACACAACCGAAAAATATATTAACAAAATACGCTTGCAGTTTTGCCATGTTGCATGATGTTACATCAGGAACACTAAAAGGTGGAAAGTGGAAGGAAGCAGTAACCGTTTTTTTCTCAAAAATAGGGAATCCTTACTTCTTTAACTTTCATGGAAAAAAAAGAAATGGTCACACTACAATACTTGGTGCTCCAAATTCAGGCAGAACTTCACTTATTAATTTTCTACTATCAGAATCAAGGAAATTTAATCCCAGAATTGTCATATTAGATAACACTGGAAAATCGATAATTTTCACTAAAGCGGTGGGTGGTAAATATTATATAGTTGATTCAAAATATAAAGATAAAAGCTTGAAGTTTAATCCATTAAACATTGAAGATAACTCTGCCAATCGCAATATGCTGTTTGAATTGATAAAAAGGATGGTATGTGACATCTCTATAGAAATAGAAGAAAAGATAAAAAAAATTGTGGATTCCATATTTGCAATACCAAGGGAATCCCGTTCCATTTCACAAATCTCTGAGGTGTTAAGTCTCTTAGGAGGCAGTATAAGTAAGTGGTGTGGTGATGGGGAGTTCGCCTATTTATTTCAAGATGGCAATGAATCAGATATTGACTGGGAAACTAAAACTATATCTCTCAATACTGCAAACCTCACAAAACAAAAAGAATGTATGTCCGTGATACTTTACTATTTTTTATATTCTTTTGAGGCAAAATGTGACGGTTCACCTGTAATACTTGTTTTGGATGAGGCATGGGAAATAAGCAATATTTTTCCTACAGAGAAAGAGTTTGATAACTGGATGCAAAGAATGACGGAATTAAATGTTGTAGTAATTTTAAGTACAGAGAACTTAAATCTAGCATTTGCAAGTAAATTTACTCAATATTTAGATAAACATATCGATACAAGAATTTTAATGCCGAATATCAATGCAAATAGACTCTATATGAAGGCGTTTTCTTTATCTAAAGAGGAATTGAATATAATTCTTCAAACACCTACTCAGGAGGGCTTGTTTTTAATAAAGCAATATAAGGGGTTAGTAACTTTAAATTTAAATTTGAAAGATATGCAAGAAATACATGTGCTTTCAGCTAATAAAGAGACTATAAAATTTATGTACGAGGCAATAAAGGAACAAGGAGAAGAAGTGAATGGTTGGTTACCGGTGTTTTATGAGAAATGTAAAGTTTAA
- the rnhA gene encoding ribonuclease HI, producing MNQKEVTIYTDGACSGNPGAGGWAAILLFQDNRKDVYGREENTTNNKMELTAVINGLKALKTSCNISLYTDSLYIKNGITEWINKWKINGWKTSNKKPVKNMELWEELDSVTSQHKIDWKWVKAHNGDRYNEEADNLARKAIIDA from the coding sequence ATGAATCAAAAAGAAGTTACAATATATACAGATGGAGCGTGTTCTGGTAATCCTGGAGCGGGAGGATGGGCAGCTATTTTATTATTTCAGGATAATAGAAAAGATGTATATGGTAGGGAAGAAAACACTACCAACAATAAAATGGAGTTAACAGCGGTGATCAATGGGCTGAAAGCGTTAAAAACTTCTTGTAACATTAGCCTGTATACGGATAGTCTTTATATTAAGAATGGCATAACAGAATGGATAAATAAGTGGAAGATCAATGGCTGGAAGACAAGTAATAAAAAACCGGTAAAAAATATGGAATTGTGGGAAGAGTTAGATAGTGTTACTTCACAACACAAAATTGATTGGAAATGGGTTAAAGCACATAATGGAGATAGATATAATGAGGAGGCTGATAATTTAGCGAGAAAAGCAATAATCGATGCTTAA